One Littorina saxatilis isolate snail1 linkage group LG10, US_GU_Lsax_2.0, whole genome shotgun sequence DNA window includes the following coding sequences:
- the LOC138978705 gene encoding chondroitin proteoglycan-2-like produces the protein MLAKFVAVVLLGLAVAAPEREKRQIIAVGTNNCANGFQLTSNPCQSGQGRVYYAVPGDATKFVQCDVLGRAYIVQCPAGLVYNQATTSCQAQQVIVTQAPAVTTPCTAQALQRGQVYFPFPGDNTRFYECTGINQVQVLQCPSGLKWDSSRVACVYVAGTTAVNPTVFPNAQQFKNPCTAPQISGNHYYFAHPDPNKFIQCDNAGQAFVVACPSGLVWNQYYEVCASAFVQIAQNVVG, from the exons ATGTTGGCCAAATTCGTTGCTGTGGTTTTGTTGGGTCTGGCTGTGGCAGCGCCAG AACGGGAAAAGAGACAAATCATCGCTGTTGGCACAAACAACTGTGCAA ACGGTTTCCAGCTGACCTCTAACCCATGCCAGAGCGGCCAAGGTCGCGTGTACTACGCAGTTCCCGGTGACGCCACGAAGTTTGTGCAGTGTGACGTCTTGGGACGTGCTTACATCGTGCAGTGCCCTGCTGGCCTTGTCTACAACCAG GCCACCACCTCGTGCCAGGCCCAGCAGGTCATCGTGACCCAGGCTCCAGCGGTGACCACGCCCTGCACTGCCCAGGCCCTCCAGAGGGGGCAGGTTTATTTCCCCTTCCCCGGCGACAACACGCGCTTCTATGAGTGCACCGGTATCAACCAG GTCCAAGTTTTGCAGTGCCCAAGCGGCTTGAAGTGGGACTCTAGCCGTGTTGCCTGTGTGTACGTGGCTGGCACCACCGCCGTCAACCCCACTGTCTTCCCCAACGCCCAG CAATTCAAAAATCCCTGCACCGCTCCGCAAATCTCAGGCAACCACTACTACTTCGCCCACCCCGACCCCAACAAGTTTATACAGTGTGACAACGCTGGTCAGGCTTTCGTGGTCGCTTGCCCCAGTGGTCTGGTGTGGAACCAGTACTATGAGGTCTGCGCTTCGGCCTTCGTTCAGATCGCTCAGAATGTTGTCGGTTAG
- the LOC138979072 gene encoding uncharacterized protein yields the protein METNQELTQKTREKDQELTQKTREKDQELTQKTREKDQELTQKTREKDQELTQKTREKDQELTQKTREKDQELTQKTREKDQELTQQTREKDQELTQKIREKDQELTQKTREKDQELTQQTREKDQELTQKIREKDQELTQKTREKDQELTQQTREKDQELTQKIREKDQKLTQKTREKDQELTQKEKER from the exons atggag acaa ATCAAGAACTGACACAAAAGACAAGAGAAAAAGATCAAGAACTGACACAAAAGACAAGAGAAAAAGATCAAGAACTGACACAAAAGACAAGAGAAAAAGATCAAGAACTGacacaaaaaacaagagaaaaagaTCAAGAACTGACACAAAAGACAAGAGAAAAAGATCAAGAACTGacacaaaaaacaagagaaaaagaTCAAGAACTGACACAAAAGACAAGAGAAAAAGATCAAGAACTGACACAACAGACAAGAGAAAAAGATCAAGAACTGACACAAAAGATAAGAGAAAAAGATCAAGAACTGACACAAAAGACAAGAGAAAAAGATCAAGAACTGACACAACAGACAAGAGAAAAAGATCAAGAACTGACACAAAAGATAAGAGAAAAAGATCAAGAACTGACACAAAAGACAAGAGAAAAAGATCAAGAACTGACACAACAGACAAGAGAAAAAGATCAAGAACTGACACAAAAGATAAGAGAAAAAGATCAAAAACTGACACAAAAGACAAGAGAAAAAGATCAAGAACtgacacaaaaagaaaaagaaagatag